One stretch of Prionailurus viverrinus isolate Anna chromosome C1, UM_Priviv_1.0, whole genome shotgun sequence DNA includes these proteins:
- the SFT2D3 gene encoding vesicle transport protein SFT2C, translating into MADLHRQLQEYLAQGKAGGLAAAEPLLAAEKAEEPAAGGGPAGAWLGRAGLRWTWARSPAEPTAAVTSACFPSVTRAQRLVASGVCLLLAALCFGLAALYAPVLLLRARKFALLWSLGSALALAGGTLLRGGAACGRLLRGEETPSRPALLYVAALGATLYAALGLRSTLFTALGACVQVAALLSVLFGLLPRGAVTALRLALGRLGPGAGLAKALPV; encoded by the coding sequence ATGGCGGACCTCCACCGCCAGCTGCAGGAGTACTTGGCGCAGGGGAAAGCCGGCGGGCTGGCGGCCGCGGAGCCGCTCCTCGCTGCGGAAAAGGCGGAGGAGCCCGCGGCGGGGGGCGGGCCGGCGGGGGCGTGGCTGGGCCGCGCGGGTCTACGCTGGACGTGGGCGCGGAGCCCCGCGGAGCCAACGGCGGCAGTGACCTCAGCGTGCTTTCCCAGCGTGACGCGCGCGCAGCGGCTGGTGGCGAGCGGCGTGTGCCTGCTGCTGGCCGCGCTCTGCTTCGGCCTGGCCGCGCTCTACGCGCCCGTGCTGCTGCTGCGCGCCCGCAAGTTCGCACTGCTCTGGTccctgggctctgcgctggcgcTAGCTGGCGGCACGCTATTGCGGGGCGGCGCGGCGTGCGGGCGCCTGCTGCGCGGCGAGGAGACGCCGTCGCGGCCAGCGCTGCTCTATGTGGCCGCACTGGGCGCCACGCTATACGCGGCGCTCGGGCTGCGCAGTACGTTGTTCACGGCGCTAGGCGCCTGCGTGCAGGTGGCCGCTCTGCTGTCCGTGCTATTCGGTCTCTTGCCCCGGGGTGCGGTCACCGCGCTGCGGCTAGCGCTCGGGCGCCTGGGCCCGGGAGCCGGCCTCGCCAAGGCGCTGCCGGTGTGA